Below is a genomic region from Osmerus eperlanus unplaced genomic scaffold, fOsmEpe2.1 SCAFFOLD_654, whole genome shotgun sequence.
ACTCCAGGGGGAACAGGGGCGGTTCGTAAATGTTTACGTGCCAGAAGGCCAGCTGTATCTTTAAGAGAACAGACCTAAAATCGATGCTCAGAGTGTGCAGACATGAGGGGGAAGTTCGGAGCCCCTGAACCCCAGGtttgaggggtcaggggtcggggCTGAGATGCCCCAGGGCATtgtgggagttgtagtttttGGTTCAGTAGTCGTGGTGGACGTCCTCTCCCCCGTGTCTCCGGTGGTTCCTGCGCTCACGGCGCTGCCCGTGGTGGTGGCGGCGGTACCGGTGGGAACGGCGcgctgagggagggagcagaaaAGGATTCTGGGTAAAGAGTGTTTCCTCTTTGTTCTTTTCCTTAGAAGGTCACACAGACaagaggagagaacacacacacacatatattgtgtacacacacacacactcacacttggtACAGATGATCTTGGGCCGGTCCCAGGTCCCGTCGGCACGGCAGCGAGCGGTGGGAACATGTCGCTGGTAGAATCCTTCGGAGCACTGGTAACGCACCACAGCGTGGATGTCGTAGTGGGAGCGACGCCGACCAATCAGGTGGGCGTTATCCACGGAGGGCGGGGTTGCACACAGCACTGTCAAACGGAATTGGACACAGAAAGGCGCCATGGAGTCACTGATTGGTGGCAGAGAATAAACTGAGACAAACTGAGACTCAGGTCTCTGATGCAGTTCCTCTAGGTGCCTCTAGATGGCACTGTTCTCTTACTACTCAGTCaacctctatctccctccttctccccctctctccttctccctctctctctccttctccctctctctctgtgtctttgtacACAGATCCAGCTACCACATGAATCTTCCCAGACAGTTTCCATTCCGGAAGGTTCAGGAATAGTTGACACACAGATCGGAACTGGTCTGGAACTCCTAGTTTGGAATGTGGAATTCCCAGCCGGTTTCTAAGGGCCTAGTTAGACAGTAACAGAGCAGTGATGTGTGTCCACACCAGGGTTAATACTGGCATACTGGCCATGCCTACTGTAGGAGGGAAAGCCTAAAGATCTTAAGTAAGATGCAAGTTACTATCTAAAACAAATATGACATTAAATAAGAGAAGTTACCATCTCTAAAAGAAACCAGACCAAATAAGAAATGATAAAAGTAGTTCTTTCTGAAAAGCAGCTCTCCCCCAGGTGAGCAGGGTGTCACCTGAGCCCTTCTTGCAGATGTAGGGCAGGTTGTAGTTGCAGGGGACATCGTTCCAGCGGCCGGCCTCGTGGGCGATGGTCACCACGCAGTCCTCCCCGCCCGCAAAGAAGTTGTCAGGCTGGCTCTCCCTCCAGTTCTCAAACACCTGCGGAACACAGCGCCGTCACCAACCCACACGCTTCCATTCCACCACACAGGGTTCTACTTTTTGGCCTCCATGTCTTTGACAGAAACAGAaaaggaagcagagagagatagagagagagggaggagacagagagagagagggggagagagacatagagagagagagggggagagagacatagagagagagagggggagagagacatagagagagagacagagagagacagaaagggagagagacagaaggagagagacatagacagagagagataggcccTTGACCTCAGTGAGGGTCGGGGTAGAGGCCGGGGGAGAGGTTGGGGTACAGGCTGGGGTAGAGGTTGGGTTAGAGGCCGGGGCCTCACCAGGTCGTTGGAGTCGGTCCACTGGAAGTCTTCTTCCACAGTGCGGTCGTTCAGGCCGATCCAGGCGTTGTCATGGCCCATTCCTGCCCGGCAACACACACCATGTTAGTACCCTGCTGCTtcgcccccaacacacacacacactcacacactcacacacacacacacacacacacacacacacacacacacacacacacacacacacacacacacacacacacacactcactcactcactcactcactcactcactcactcacacaccgttGATGAACTCCTGCTCGGTAGCGGAGGTCACACTACTGAGGTGAGCGCTGTGTTCCCTGCAGTCCTTCTCTGCATCCTCCCAGGTGTGGCGCTGGGTGAagtacctgacacacacacacacacacagatcatccAGATTAAACATATTACACAGATTATGAAGACTCACCTACATGTCGTTACTCAGATGACCCCATACCGTACACGGTGACCATGGAAACAGACTGTACAGACGAAGGGCAGATTACAATCCTAACTGTGATGTCACAATGTAGCTGTACGCTGTACGCTGTCACCGTGGAGACAGCGTACAGCAAGGCCAGATGACAGATAGATTTCCttgtgtcagatgcacagaaagtTCTACAATACCTGTAGCAGTGACCATGAAACTTCCTCCAACCGTGCTCACAGCCTTCAatgtctgcagagagagagagagaggtggaggagagcagagaggggggagggggtggaggagagataaagggagtaggggagagatagagggagggagaggcagggagcgggggagagatagagcgaAGAGGTAAACAAGAGAGATATAAAGCCCCATGGAGCAGGAGGATAAGGAGGATAAAACAAAGAGCGACATAAAGGAGAGAGGTGCTTTGTGAGACAgacactctctacctctctctacctctccctctctacctctctctacctctccctctctacctctctctcccccccggtcATCCCCTGGTCCTTTAGAAGTGTTTATCTCCCAGGACACACAAGGACACCTGCCCCCCAGCGCAGGCAGCACGCTGGGTAGTCATAAACAAATACACCTAATACTTCCTCTGGAGGATTTATGTCTAATGACATgagttaccctctctctctctctctctctgtctctctgtctctctgtcgctctctttttcacctgtctaactctctctttgcccctctctctctttctctagctctGAGTATAAGAAAGGCACATTACAAATAAATTGAATATTTGTATTATCTCTTCCTTTCGCTCTACCTCTCCCACTCCATATGTCTTTATATATCTCTCCATATCACCATCAACCAggtcaatacaaacacacacaccctcaaccaagttaacacacacacactctctctcaaccaggtcaacacacacacacactctctctcaaccaggtcaacacacacacacacactctctcaaccaggtcaacacacacacacacactctctcaaccaggtcaacacacacacacaccctcaaccaggtcaacacacacacatacacaaccaggtcaacacacacacactcaaccaggtCAACAGCGACACAGCACAGgtgtctccacctctctctcacctgtctcacaggtgtctccacctctctctcacctgtctcacaggtgtctccacctctctctcacctgtctcacaggtgtctccacctctctctcacctgtctcacaggtgtctccacctctctctcacctgtctcacaggtgtctccacctctctctcacctgtctcacaggtgtctccacctctctctcacctgtctcacaggtgtctccacctctctctcacctgtctcacaggtgtctccctctctctcacctgtctcacaggtgtctccacctctctctcacctgtctcacagGTGTCTCCTCCATAGCtgggcagacagagacacatgaaGGCGTCCACCTTGTCAACGCAGGTGCCTCCGTTTTCACAGGGACTGGACTGGCAGTCATCCACGTCTGTAGGAGAGAACACAGAACATGGAACATCAGAACCACGTCTGTAGGAGAGAACACAGAACATGGAACATCAGAACCACGTCTGTAGGAGAGAACACAGAACATGGAACATCAGAACCACATCTGTAGGAGAGAACACAGAACATGGAACATCAGAACCACATCTGTAggagagaacacagaacaggacagtgagagagacagaaagagaaagagagacagggagagagagacagaaagagagagagagacaaaaagatagagagggagaaggagaaagactgagacagagagagagagagagatgtttaagaaagacagaaacagtCAGACCACACCAGTCTCACTCTACCTCCAGCTAGCTCCATCCCTCTGAGTGATCAGAGCTTTATTCTGTCCCACCAGACGCTGTCCTGCTTGTCAAATCAAGTGCCCCTAACCTCACAGTTCCTGACAGGGGCTTTGTAACACCCTCCGAGGCCAACAGAGAGCCTGTTCACCAGAGATCTGAAAGCTATTCATGCTCTCTAACTGCCAATCAAACATTCAGCCAGAGCGTCTGATTGGAAATGTGTAGCTTACACATGCACcatacctccccctctaccctgctgtacagacacacatctccctccctctctcactctctccatccctccttatatccatccatctcccTGTAATGTCAGTGCAGCCGGGTACATTTGATTAGTCTGTCAGACAGAGGCAGTAGAGCTAGAGACACATtcatttacacacaaacacacacctacacacaaacacacagagcttgGCAGTAGATGCATTGCCTGACCTTTAAGAGGGGATATTCAGCCTGACTATAACGTCTGTGGAGATGACTATGGGAAATAACCCAATAACAAGCAGGGTGATCATCTCCTGGCcgggcggggctgggggtgtgaggccGGTGCGGGGCTGGGAGTGTGAGGCCGGGCGGGGCTGGGAGTGTGAGGCCGGGCGGGGCTGGGAGTGTGAGGCCGGGCGGTGCTGGGAATGTGAGGccgggaggggctgggggtgtgaggccGGGCTGGGACTgtgaggccggggctgggagTGTGAGGCcgggcggggctgggggtgtgaggccGGGCGGGGCTGGGGTGTGAGAAcgggcggggctgggggtgtgaggccgggcggggctgggggtgtgagaacgggcggggctgggggtgtgaggccggggcggggctgggggtgtgaggtgcagcacatgtatgtgtgtgtgtgtgtgctcaccgaTCTCACAGTTCTCTCCTGTGTAACCCTCAGGACAGTAACAGCTGGATCCCTGTCCCACAGGAAGACACCTGCCTCCATGGAGGCACGGGTTGGTCACACAGGGCTCCCTCTctactgggggggagggagggagggagggagggagggaaggagggagggagggagggagggagggggagggaggaaggaaggaaggaaggaaggaaggaaggagggagggagggaggggaggggaggttgagaggaggaagacaggagattAAAATGATTGTTTTACACTCAGAAATAGGGAGCAAGGACAGTTAGCTAGTTAGTCATGGTAGTGCAACAAGTTGTTTACATAGACAAGTAGTCAGTCAGACAGTTGGACAGTTAAGTTAGCAGACAAGTTGGGAAGGTAGTTAGCTAGTCAGTTAGCCAGGTTAGGGTGACGGGTTGGGTAGGTAGGTTGTCAGTTCGCTAAGTTAGCTAGTATGGTTCCCCAGGGTATTCTCATCCAGGATCGTCAAGCCTTACCCAGCCTCTCTGATCACATGGCTCTCTATTAGCTACGCTTTCATACGCTCAGAATACAGAAATACTTTTCTTCTTTCTATTTTGAGTAAAATCCCTTACACCTCTTCCCCTGTTGTGAAGGTGTGGGCGGTACAGGTGCtgtgatgtgtctgtctgtagctctgagagcagaaggaggcagaggaaaggtctcc
It encodes:
- the LOC134015610 gene encoding neurocan core protein-like, translated to MCLCLPSYGGDTCETDIEGCEHGWRKFHGHCYRYFTQRHTWEDAEKDCREHSAHLSSVTSATEQEFINGMGHDNAWIGLNDRTVEEDFQWTDSNDLVFENWRESQPDNFFAGGEDCVVTIAHEAGRWNDVPCNYNLPYICKKGSVLCATPPSVDNAHLIGRRRSHYDIHAVVRYQCSEGFYQRHVPTARCRADGTWDRPKIICTKSRRSHRYRRHHHGQRRERRNHRRHGGEDVHHDY